In Clostridium swellfunianum, a genomic segment contains:
- a CDS encoding MFS transporter, with amino-acid sequence MNLTKRAFNKLDIYSGLPKSIYILSMVRVVNAMGNFVYPFLTLFLTEHIGFSKKAAGDYFMISAFAQAAGSLIGGKLTDNFGRKKLFMIFQGFAALCFAPCAFLGDSIWVPRLLITAGFFMSAAQPANSAMVTDLTNKHNRKQAFSLLYLGINLGFSIGPMIAGFLYRNHTSLIFLGNTVSIVITLIVLFLFIEDTAPTREEIEESKSIEDDESAEDSNVLIALIKRPSLSLFLVGKTINAFVYSTIGFVIPIQMTQAFGSDLGSKYFGFVMATNGITIIICTTFIIKATMNIKPVINVALASLFYAVGFGMLGFVNSFFLYIVAAVIYTLGEILEATNAGVYIANHSPINHRGRFNAVIPLITGVGFSFGPSIFGRFIDAYGTRKLWIMCFILASISSAFMRWLRGYEMQNNKE; translated from the coding sequence ATGAATTTAACTAAAAGGGCTTTTAATAAACTAGATATTTATTCAGGCCTTCCAAAATCTATCTATATTTTGTCAATGGTTCGTGTAGTAAATGCCATGGGCAATTTTGTTTATCCGTTTTTAACTTTATTTTTAACTGAACATATAGGGTTTAGTAAAAAGGCAGCTGGAGATTATTTTATGATAAGTGCTTTTGCGCAAGCTGCTGGTTCTTTGATTGGAGGTAAGCTTACAGATAATTTTGGGCGTAAAAAATTATTTATGATTTTTCAAGGCTTTGCAGCTTTGTGTTTTGCACCTTGTGCGTTTTTAGGAGATTCTATATGGGTGCCAAGACTTTTGATTACAGCAGGATTCTTCATGAGCGCTGCGCAACCAGCCAATTCTGCTATGGTAACAGATTTAACTAATAAACATAATAGAAAGCAGGCATTTTCTCTATTATATCTTGGAATAAACTTAGGTTTTTCTATAGGTCCTATGATAGCAGGATTTTTGTATAGAAACCATACGAGCTTAATATTTTTAGGAAATACTGTTTCTATAGTTATAACTTTGATAGTGTTATTTCTATTTATTGAAGATACTGCTCCGACCAGAGAAGAAATTGAAGAGAGTAAATCTATAGAAGATGATGAGTCTGCTGAGGATTCAAATGTTCTTATAGCTTTAATAAAAAGACCGTCTTTATCCTTATTTCTGGTTGGCAAAACAATAAATGCTTTTGTATATTCGACTATAGGTTTTGTAATTCCTATTCAAATGACACAAGCTTTTGGCAGTGACTTAGGTTCAAAATACTTCGGGTTTGTAATGGCTACAAATGGCATAACCATCATTATTTGTACAACCTTTATAATTAAAGCAACTATGAATATAAAACCGGTAATAAATGTAGCGCTTGCTTCATTATTTTATGCAGTAGGTTTTGGAATGCTTGGTTTCGTAAATAGCTTTTTCTTGTATATAGTGGCAGCGGTAATTTATACCTTAGGTGAGATACTTGAGGCAACAAATGCAGGAGTTTATATAGCAAACCATTCACCTATAAATCATAGAGGAAGATTCAATGCAGTTATACCACTAATTACAGGAGTAGGATTTTCTTTTGGACCATCGATTTTTGGAAGGTTTATAGATGCTTATGGTACAAGAAAGCTTTGGATTATGTGTTTTATTTTGGCTTCTATTTCAAGTGCGTTTATGAGATGGCTTAGAGGTTATGAAATGCAAAACAATAAAGAATAG